From Elephas maximus indicus isolate mEleMax1 chromosome 1, mEleMax1 primary haplotype, whole genome shotgun sequence, a single genomic window includes:
- the MB21D2 gene encoding nucleotidyltransferase MB21D2 isoform X2, with protein MLLRSTDGMVQKLDQKLPVANEYLLLSGGVREGVVDLDLDELNVYARGTDYDMDFTLLVPALKLHDRNQPVTLDMRHSALCHSWLSLRLFDEGTISKWKDCCTIVDHINGATNYFFSPTKVAEWFYDSISIVLSEIQKKPQRGMPKVEKVEKNGTIISIILGVGSSRMLYDIVPVVSFKGWPAVAQSWLMENHFWDGKITEEEVISGFYLVPACSYKGKKDNEWRLSFARSEVQLKKCISSSLMQAYQACKAIIIKLLSRPKAISPYHLRSMMLWACDRLPANYLAQEDYAAHFLLGLIDDLQHCLVNKMCPNYFIPQCNMLEHLSEETVMLHARKLSSVRSDPAEHLRTAIEHVKAANRLTLELQRRGSTTSIPSPQSDGGDPNQPDDRLAKKLQQLVTENPGKSISVFINPDDVTRPHFRIDDKFF; from the coding sequence GGATGGTACAAAAACTGGACCAAAAACTTCCAGTGGCCAATGAGTACCTGTTGCTTTCTGGAGGTGTCCGGGAAGGCGTGGTGGACCTGGACTTGGATGAGCTGAATGTCTATGCCCGGGGGACTGACTATGATATGGACTTTACTCTTCTGGTGCCAGCCCTGAAGCTGCATGACCGGAATCAGCCTGTGACCCTCGATATGCGCCACTCCGCCTTGTGCCACTCTTGGCTAAGCCTCCGGCTCTTTGACGAAGGGACGATCAGTAAGTGGAAAGACTGCTGCACCATCGTCGATCACATCAACGGTGCTACCAACTACTTCTTCTCCCCAACCAAAGTGGCTGAGTGGTTCTATGACTCCATCAGCATTGTCCTGTCAGAGATCCAGAAGAAGCCCCAGCGAGGGATGCCAAAGGTGGAAAAGGTAGAAAAGAACGGGACCATCATCTCCATTATTCTGGGCGTGGGCAGCAGTCGCATGCTCTACGACATTGTCCCTGTGGTATCCTTCAAAGGTTGGCCTGCGGTTGCCCAGAGCTGGCTCATGGAGAATCACTTTTGGGATGGAAAGATCACCGAGGAAGAGGTTATCAGTGGGTTTTACCTGGTACCCGCTTGCTCCTACAAGGGAAAGAAGGACAACGAGTGGCGGCTGTCCTTTGCCAGGAGTGAGGTACAACTGAAGAAGTGTATCTCTAGCAGCCTCATGCAGGCCTACCAGGCCTGCAAAGCCATCATCATCAAACTCCTGTCCCGGCCCAAGGCTATTAGTCCCTACCACCTGCGGAGCATGATGCTCTGGGCCTGTGACAGACTTCCTGCCAACTACTTGGCTCAAGAAGACTATGCAGCCCACTTCTTGCTGGGCCTCATCGATGACCTGCAACACTGTCTCGTCAACAAGATGTGCCCCAATTATTTCATCCCTCAGTGCAACATGCTGGAGCACCTGTCAGAGGAGACGGTCATGCTCCACGCCCGGAAGCTCTCCTCCGTCCGCTCAGACCCGGCAGAGCACTTGCGCACGGCCATCGAGCACGTCAAGGCGGCCAACCGGCTGACGCTGGAGCTGCAGCGAAGGGGCAGCACCACCAGCATCCCCTCCCCGCAGTCTGACGGAGGGGACCCCAACCAGCCCGATGACCGCTTGGCCAAAAAACTGCAGCAGCTAGTGACTGAGAACCCGGGGAAGTCCATCTCTGTCTTCATTAACCCCGATGATGTCACACGACCCCATTTTAGAATTGATGATAAATTTTTCTGA
- the MB21D2 gene encoding nucleotidyltransferase MB21D2 isoform X3 — translation MVQKLDQKLPVANEYLLLSGGVREGVVDLDLDELNVYARGTDYDMDFTLLVPALKLHDRNQPVTLDMRHSALCHSWLSLRLFDEGTISKWKDCCTIVDHINGATNYFFSPTKVAEWFYDSISIVLSEIQKKPQRGMPKVEKVEKNGTIISIILGVGSSRMLYDIVPVVSFKGWPAVAQSWLMENHFWDGKITEEEVISGFYLVPACSYKGKKDNEWRLSFARSEVQLKKCISSSLMQAYQACKAIIIKLLSRPKAISPYHLRSMMLWACDRLPANYLAQEDYAAHFLLGLIDDLQHCLVNKMCPNYFIPQCNMLEHLSEETVMLHARKLSSVRSDPAEHLRTAIEHVKAANRLTLELQRRGSTTSIPSPQSDGGDPNQPDDRLAKKLQQLVTENPGKSISVFINPDDVTRPHFRIDDKFF, via the coding sequence ATGGTACAAAAACTGGACCAAAAACTTCCAGTGGCCAATGAGTACCTGTTGCTTTCTGGAGGTGTCCGGGAAGGCGTGGTGGACCTGGACTTGGATGAGCTGAATGTCTATGCCCGGGGGACTGACTATGATATGGACTTTACTCTTCTGGTGCCAGCCCTGAAGCTGCATGACCGGAATCAGCCTGTGACCCTCGATATGCGCCACTCCGCCTTGTGCCACTCTTGGCTAAGCCTCCGGCTCTTTGACGAAGGGACGATCAGTAAGTGGAAAGACTGCTGCACCATCGTCGATCACATCAACGGTGCTACCAACTACTTCTTCTCCCCAACCAAAGTGGCTGAGTGGTTCTATGACTCCATCAGCATTGTCCTGTCAGAGATCCAGAAGAAGCCCCAGCGAGGGATGCCAAAGGTGGAAAAGGTAGAAAAGAACGGGACCATCATCTCCATTATTCTGGGCGTGGGCAGCAGTCGCATGCTCTACGACATTGTCCCTGTGGTATCCTTCAAAGGTTGGCCTGCGGTTGCCCAGAGCTGGCTCATGGAGAATCACTTTTGGGATGGAAAGATCACCGAGGAAGAGGTTATCAGTGGGTTTTACCTGGTACCCGCTTGCTCCTACAAGGGAAAGAAGGACAACGAGTGGCGGCTGTCCTTTGCCAGGAGTGAGGTACAACTGAAGAAGTGTATCTCTAGCAGCCTCATGCAGGCCTACCAGGCCTGCAAAGCCATCATCATCAAACTCCTGTCCCGGCCCAAGGCTATTAGTCCCTACCACCTGCGGAGCATGATGCTCTGGGCCTGTGACAGACTTCCTGCCAACTACTTGGCTCAAGAAGACTATGCAGCCCACTTCTTGCTGGGCCTCATCGATGACCTGCAACACTGTCTCGTCAACAAGATGTGCCCCAATTATTTCATCCCTCAGTGCAACATGCTGGAGCACCTGTCAGAGGAGACGGTCATGCTCCACGCCCGGAAGCTCTCCTCCGTCCGCTCAGACCCGGCAGAGCACTTGCGCACGGCCATCGAGCACGTCAAGGCGGCCAACCGGCTGACGCTGGAGCTGCAGCGAAGGGGCAGCACCACCAGCATCCCCTCCCCGCAGTCTGACGGAGGGGACCCCAACCAGCCCGATGACCGCTTGGCCAAAAAACTGCAGCAGCTAGTGACTGAGAACCCGGGGAAGTCCATCTCTGTCTTCATTAACCCCGATGATGTCACACGACCCCATTTTAGAATTGATGATAAATTTTTCTGA